DNA sequence from the Gammaproteobacteria bacterium genome:
CCGGCGCTGGCCGTGCATCACATGGAGGGGCACCTGCTGGCGGCCCTGCTGGAGAAGCCTGCGCCGGCCTACCCGTTTGTCGCCCTGCTGGTCTCAGGCGGGCATACCCTGCTGGTCAAGGTCATGGGGGCCGGACGCTATGAAATCCTCGGAGAGACGCTGGACGATGCCGTCGGGGAGGCCTTCGACAAGACAGCCACCCTGCTTGGCCTGCCCTATCCCGGAGGGCCGGCGCTGGAGAGTATGGCGCGGGAAGGAGATCCCGTGCGCTTCAGATTTCCCCGCCCCATGGTGGACCGGCCCGGCCTCGAGTTCAGTTTCAGCGGGCTGAAAACCTTCGCCGCGAACACGATCGGCGAATATCGGCACGTCGCCGGCCAGTCTCGCCTGCGCGCGGATGTGGCGCGGGCATTCCAGGACGCCGTGGTCGATACGCTCGCCATCAAATGCCGGCGCGCCTTGCGCGCCACGCGCCTGAACCGCCTCGTCGTGGCAGGCGGCGTGGGCGCCAATCAGGCATTGCGTCAGAGACTGGCGGAGTTGGCGCGGGAAGAAGGCGGAGAAGTATTCTTCCCGCGTGCAGAATTCTGCACCGACAACGGCGCCATGATCGCATTCGTCGGATGTCTGCGCCTGCAGTCGGGAGAATGGACGCAGGGCGGATTCGATGTCAGGGCGCGGTGGCCGCTCGATGCCCTGGAGGCCATCGCCGCGGAATAAGGTATGGATGTTTTATCCCGGCGCCCACTCCTGCGCCTCCGGCAGCGCGAATCATTTTCTCCCGACCCTGGGCTCCGCGCCGCGCAGCAGATTTCGAATGTTGCTGCGGTGGCGCCACAGCAGGGTCGCGCTCATGATCATAACGACCGTGACGTAAGCTGGCGCATTCATCCAGACGATCACCGGCGCGGCGAGCGCCGCGCATATCGCGGCGAGCGACGAGTACTTGAAGACCAGCGCGGTCACGATCCAGACGGACAGGATCGCGAGTCCCGACGGCCAGGAGAGGCCGAGGATCACGCCGAGCGCAGTCGCCACACCCTTGCCGCCCTTGAAGCCGAAGAAAACCGGGAAGATGTGGCCGGTGAAGGCAAGCAGCCCGACGATGCCGACGGTCAGGGGTTGCAGCGAGAGAAACAGCGCCGCCAGCACTGGAATCAGCCCCTTGAGCAGGTCCCCCAGCAGCACGATGGCGGCCAGTCCCTTGCCGCCGAAGCGCAGTACGTTGGTGGCGCCCGGATTGCCGGACCCCTGTGTGCGTGGATCCGGAAGTCCGCTGAGCTTGCAGGCGATTACGGCAGTCGACAGGGATCCCAGCAGGTAAGCGGACAGGGCAACGCAGATGTCGATGATCATGGACGTGTGTTAGCATCCTCGTTCGTGGGGCTTACTATAATCGAGAACGCCACCGGCAAGATACCTGGCCCGTAGCGCGCGGCGCCGGTCCCCGATCTGGCCGGACGGGCAGGGCGAAGGCAATGGACACCATCTACCTGAGCGATCTCAAGATCGACACCGTGATCGGCATCTTCGAATGGGAGCGGCGCGTCAAACAGACCGTGAGTATCGATCTCGAGATGTCCACCGACGTGGCCCGTGCAGCGAGGACCGATTCGATCGACGATGCGCTGGATTACAAGGCCGTCGCCAAGGCGGTGATCGAGTTCGTGGAAAACAGCAGTTTTCAGCTCGTCGAGACGCTGGCGGAGCGCGTGGCGGAGCTCATCATCCGTCAGTTCGGCGTGGTGCAGGTGCGCCTGCGGGTTAACAAGCGGGGCGCAATCCGCGGTGCGCGCGATGTCGGGGTGATGATCGAGCGGACCCGGTCTGCCTGAGCATGGCGCGGGTCTACGTCAGTATCGGCAGTAACATCGATCGCGCCGCGAATATCCGTGCGGGCGTCGCGCGCTTGCGCGCGCGCTACGATGCTGTCGTCCTGTCTACCGTGTACGAAACCCGTGCGGTCGGCTTCGACGGCGACGATTTTTACAACATGGCGGCCGGTTTCGATACGGAGCGGGATGTGCGCGGTGTCGCCGCGGAGCTGCGCGAGATCGAGCGCGACGCGGGAAGGGGCCGCAGCGCGGAACGTTTCGTCGCGCGCACGCTCGATCTCGATCTGCTCCTCTACGACGAACTGGTGCTCGACGAGGACGGCATCAAGCTGCCGCGCGACGAAATACTCAGCTATGCCTTCATGCTCGGTCCGCTCGCCGAGATCGCCGGCGACATGCGTCATCCGGTGCTGGGCACGAGGATCGACGAGTTGTGGCAGGGATTCGCCCGGACCGGACAGGAGCTCAAGCCGGTGAAGTTTCAGTGGTGACCGGCGTGGAATGTCTGCGGCTGTGCCGGTGTCAGGTATAGAGCGAACGGCCGCCGTCGACGGCGATCACCTCGCCGCTGATGTAGGCCGCATCGCGCGCCAGGAACAGTACCGCGCGGGCGATGTCGTCCGGGGTTCCTTGGCGTTTGAGGGCGGTGCGGGCGATGATCTCCTGCTTCCCCGGGTCGTCAACGCCGTGTTCCGGCCAGAGAATGGCGCCGGGGGCGACGGCATTGACGCGCACCCGGGGGCCGAGTTCACGCGCGAGCGACTTGGTGAGCATGACCAGCCCAGCCTTGGCGATGCTGTAGACGCAGTAGCCCTTGAGGGGGCGTTCGGCGTGGATATCGGCGATGTTGATGATGCATCCGCCGGTGTCCGCGAGCGCAGGTGCGGCAGCCTGGGACAGGAACAGCGGCGCCTTGAGGTTGCTGTCGATCAGTGCGTTCCAGTGCGCTTCAGTGATGGATCCCAGTGCGGTCGGAAAGAAGCTCGAGGCATTGTTCACCAATACATCGAGCCGGCCCCAGATCGCCAGGGTCCGGTCGATGATGGTCGGGAGTGCTTCGATGCGCTGCAGGTCGCCCTGCACCAGTGCGGCGGAGTGCGCCCGGGCATGATTCAGCCGCCGTTCGAGATCATTCGCCGCTTGCGCGGAGGAGCGGTAATGCAAGACAACATTCATGCCCTGATCGTGCAGCGCGCACGCGATGGCCGCGCCGATGCGGTGGGCGGCGCCGGTAACGAGCGCCACCTTGCCTGCAATGTCCGCGCTGTCATTCGTCATACTGGCATGCGTGAAGTGCGGGCGCCGGGCCCTTCCGTCGGGCGATCTTATCACGAGAGCCGCCGCGTGCGTGCGTCCCTCGCCGCCGGTTCATGAGCATGCGCGAAACGCAGCTTCCCGCGCCCGATGCGGCAGCGCGCGAGCACAGCGGGCGGATGACGGCGCGGATCCGGGCCGAAGTGGAACGCTGCGGTGGCCGCATCCCGTTCGCCCGCTACATGGAGCTCGCGCTCTATGCCCCCGGGCTGGGGTATTACAGCGCCGGCAGCGCCAAGCTGGGCGCGGCGGGGGATTTTCTTACCGCGCCGGAGGTGTCGCCACTCTTCGCCTACTGCCTAGCGCGACAGTGCCGCCCGGCCCTGGAGTCTGCAGGGCCGGGGGAGATCCTGGAGTTCGGCGCAGGATCGGGGATGCTCGCCTGTGACCTGCTGCGCGAGCTTGAAGGGCTCGGCGTTCTGCCGCAGCGCTATGCCATCGTCGAACTCAGCGCCGACCTCCGGCAGCGCCAGCAGACACTGCTGCAGGAGCGCATCCCGCACCTGCAGGATCGCGTCGTCTGGCTCGACAGCCTGCCCGAAACTCCGCTCAACGGGGTGATGCTTGCGAACGAAGTGATCGATGCCATGCCGGTGCACCGCCTGATCAGGCAGGACGGCTGGCGCGAGCTGTACGTCGTCTGGCAGGAGGGTGCCGGGTTCGCGTACGAGCCGGGGCCGCTGAGCGATGCGCGTTTGAATGAACGCATCGGGACGATCGTCGCGGCGCTGGGCGCGGAAAATTTCCCGGAAGGCTATGAGCTCGAGATCAACCTTGCCGCGGAAGGCTGGCTCGCTGCTGCGGCGCGCTCGCTCGGGCGCGGCATGATCCTGCTCGCGGACTACGGCTATCCCCGGCGCGGGTTTTATCACCCGGAGCGGCGCACCGGAACGCTCAGGTGCTACTACCGGCACCGCATGCACGCGGATGCGCTGATCCTCACCGGACTGCAGGACATTACCGCCGACGTGGAATTTACCGCCCTGGCCGAGGCCGCGACCGGCGCAGGACTCGAGGTCGCCGGGTATACCACCCAGGCGTACTTCCTGCTTGGCGGGGGGCTCATGGAATGGGAGCAGCGTCTGGTGAACGCCGCCCCGGTCGAGCGCATCAGGCTGGCGCAGCAGATCCGGCGCCTGACCCTGCCCGGGGAGATGGGCGAGCGGCTCAAACTCATGGCGCTGACGCGCGGCTTCAGCGGGCCGCTGCCCGGATTTTCATTCAGGGATGAAAGGGGCAGGTTGTAGGGGGGTAGCCGCAAGCTTGCCGTCATCCCCGTGACCGATAAAGGTCGCGCCGACCATCGCGCCCGAAGCTTGCCTTATGTTACGGCTTCGCCGGCTGCCTGGCGGTCGGCGTGATAGGAGGAGCGGACCATTGGCCCGCTCGCCACGCTGCTGAAGCCGAGGTCGCGCGCCCGCGCGGCGAGGTAATCGAACTCCTCGGGCGGGACGAAGCGCGCCACGGGCAGGTGGAACTTGCTCGGCTGCAGATACTGGCCCAGCGTGATCATGTCGCAGTCGTGCGCGCGGAGGTCGCGCATCACGGCCTCGATCTCCTCCAGCGTTTCGCCCAGGCCGAGCATGAGGCCGGACTTGGTCGGGATCGCGGGACAGCGCTGCTTGAAGCGCTGCAACAGCTCCAGTGACCACGCGTAATCCGCGCCCGGGCGCGCCTGCAGGTACAGGCGGGGGACTGTTTCCAGATTGTGATTGAAGACATCGGGCGGCGTCTGCGCCAGCAGGGCAAGGGCCGGTTCCATGCGGCCGCGGAAGTCCGGCACCAGGATCTCGATGCGCGTGTCCGGGCTGCGTCCGCGTACCGCCTTGATGCATTCCGCGAAGTGCGCCGCCCCACCGTCGCGCAGATCGTCGCGGTCCACCGAGGTGATCACGACGTACTTCAGCCCCATGGCGCGGATCGTAACCGCCAGGTTTTCCGGTTCGGCCGCGTCGAGCGGTCCCGGCTTGCCATGGGCGACATCGCAGAACGGGCAGCGGCGCGTACAGATGGCCCCCATGATCATGAAGGTCGCGGTGCCGTGGCTGAAGCACTCCCCGAGGTTCGGACAGGAGGCTTCCTCGCACACGGTGTGGAGGTGGTGGCTGCGCAGGATCGCCTTGAGTTCCGCCACGCGGGCCCCGGACGGCGCCTGCGCCCGGATCCACTTCGGCTTGCGCGGCGGCGTTACCGTGGGTTCGATCTTGACGGGGATGCGCGCCACCTTGGCTGCGCCGCGCAGTTTGTTGCGTTCCTGAGAGGGGTCGGCCATGGCAGGTGGGCCCGTTCGGCTGTGCATGCGCCCGGGGCACCGGGCGGTGTTCAACCCGCCGTGGCGACGGGATCGGATGCGACGATTCTATCGTATTTCAACCGCCCTGTCAGAACAGCGAGGAAATCCCCGCCGATCCTGGGCAGATCCGCCGCGCTGAAGTCGCCCAGCGCGGAGAGCTGCGTCACCCTGAGCCCGGGATAACCGCAAGGGTTGATGCGCGCGAACGGCGCCAGGTCCATGTCCACGTTCAGGCTTACGCCGTGATAGCTGCAGCCGCGCCGTACACGCAGGCCGAGCGCCGCGATCTTCGCATCGGCGACGTACACCCCGGGGGCGCCGGGACGCCGGGCCGCCCGGATGTCATACCCGGCGAGCAGCTCGATGACGCATTCCTCGAGCAGGTGTACGAAATGTTTGATGCCGAGCCCGCCGCGGCGCAGGTCGAGCAGCGGGTAGATGACGAGCTGGCCGGGGCCGTGGTAAGTGACCTGGCCGCCGCGGTCGGTGCGCACGACCGGTATCGGTCCGGGATCGAGCACATGATCGGACAGGGCCGCGCGACCGAGGGTGAACACGGGCGTATGTTCCACCAGCCAGACCTCGTCATCGGAGGCTGCGGCGCGGGCCTCGGTGAATCCCTGCATGGCGGCTACGACGGGGGCGTAGTCCCGCCGCCCCAGCCGTCTCACCGTCAATCGTTGCGCCGGTTGCGGGTTCACAGCACCATGAGGATGTCGTCATGCGCGCTCAGGGCGCGGTAGATGTCGTCGAGCTGGGCGCGGCTGGTGGCACGGATTTGGACTGTGACGGACTGGTAGTTGCCGTTCCGGCTGAGCCGGCTGCTCACCGCGCCCTCGCCCAGGTCGGGCGCGTGGGCGCGCGTGAGGGTGAAGACGATGGCATCGAGGTCGCACCCCGCCTTTCCGACCACCTTGATGGGGAAGTCGCAGGGGAACTCCAGCAGACTGTCAGCGGAGGGGTCCACGGATGGCGTCGCCATGCTCCTGATAGTCGCGCTTGTACTCCTGGTACCAGTCGATCATGCGCAGCCACAGCGGTCCCGGCGCGCCGGGACCGACCGGGTTGCCGTCGAGCCGGGTCACGGGGAGTATTTCCTTGGTCGAACTCGACAGCCAGATCTCGTCCGCCCGCGCCAGGTCGTCCGCCGAGATCGCCGCCTCGCGCTGCGGTACCCGGTGGTGTGCGGCGAGCTCCATGATCAGGTCGCGCGTGATGCCGGGCAGCAGCCGCGGGCCCTTGGGCGGGGTGACCAGCACGCCGTCCCGGACGATGAACAGGTTGCTGGCGGCACCCTCGGTCGCCTCGCCGTCGCGGATCAGGATGGCCTCCGCCGCCCCGCTGTCGAGCGCCTGCTGGCGCAGCAGGATGTTCGGGAGGAGGGCGATGGTCTTGAGATGACAGTACTGCCAGCGGATGTCGGGCAGAGTAATGGCCGCGATGCCCGCCTGCCGGATCTCTGCCGGGATCGGCGCCAGGGGAGAGCTCATGGCGAATACGGTGGGCGTGCAATCGCGCGGGAAGGCGTGGTCGCGTTTCGCGGCGCCGCGCGTGATCTGCAGGTAGACGGACTGGTTGCCGCCCTGGTTGCGTTCCACCAGACCGTGCAGGATCCGCGTCCACTCCGCATGCGTGTGCGGCGATGCGAGGCGGATGCCCGCCAGGCTGCCGTCGAGGCGGAGCAGGTGTTCCTCCAGCCGGAACAGGCGTCCGCCGTACACCGGGATCACCTCGTACACGCCGTCGCCGAAGATGAAGCCGCGATCGAGCGGGGAGATCGTCGCCTGTTCGAGCGGCAGGAATTCACCGTTGAGATAGACCGTGCCCATTGCGCATTCCTTATTCGAAGAACAGCCGGATCTCATCGGTGATGCGCTGGGCGAAATTCCCTTCCGGGATCTCGCGCAACGCGACCAGCGGTCGTTCCGCGACGCTGGCGCCGTCGAGGGTCACCACAACGGTACCGAGCTGCTGTCCCTTGTGCACCGGCGCGGTGATCGTCGAGTCCATATTCATGGTGGCGTTCAGCCGCTGGTACTGGTTGCGAGGAATGGTGACATAGAGGTCCTGGGCCAGGCCGAGCGGCAGCTCCTCGGTAATTCCTTTCCACACCCGGGCCGTAGTCATCGATGACCCGGCGCCGTACAGGCGGTGGGTTTCGAAGAAGCGGAAACCGTAATTGAGGAGTTTTTGCGTCTCCTGCACGCGGGCGTCGTCGCTTTTCGTGCTCAGGACGACGGATATGAGCCGCATGTTGTCGCGCAGCGCCGAGGTGACCAGGCAGTAGCCGGCGGACTCGGTGTGGCCGGTTTTTACCCCGTCCACCGACTCGTCGCGCCACAGCAGCCGGTTGCGGTTGTGCTGGGTGATGTTGTTGTAGGTGAACTCCCGGAGCGAATACAGCTTGTAGTCCTCGGGAAACGAGGCGATCAGCGCGCGGCTGAGCAGCGCGAGGTCGTAGGCGGTGGTGTAATGATCGGGGTCCGGCATCCCGCTGCTGTTCGTGAAGTGGGTGTCTTTCATCTGCAGGGTACCCGCGAAATTGTTCATCAGTTCCGCGAAGGCGCCCTCGCTCCCGGCCACCTGTTCGGCGAGGGCGACGGTGGCGTCGTTGCCGGACTGCACGATCATCCCCTTGAGCAGGTCTTCCACGCTCACCTGTTTGTTGACTTCGACGAACATGCGCGAGCCCTGGGTACGCCAGGCATTCTCGCTGATGGTTACCGGCTGGTCCCGGCTGATCGTCCCGTTCTGCAGTTCGTTGAAGACGATGTAGGCCGTCATCAGCTTGGTCAGGCTCGCCGGTTCCATGCGCGTGCGGGAGTTGCTCTCGGCGAGGATGTCGCCGCTGTTGAAGTCGAGCAGCACGTAGCTGCCGGCGTTGATGGACGGGGGCGCCGGTGTCGACTGCGCCGGCGAGGGCGCGGCGGCGCCGGCCGCGGCGGCGTACAGGGGCAGAACGGCTGCCAGGACTGCGCACAGGCGCCTGGAAATGCATTTGCCGGTCCGGACATGGGCATCGGTTCGGTGCTGGTTCATGGTATGTGTCGACACTCGCGTAGTTCTCCTGGTTCGGTTGTTGCGGCGCGGTGCGGGCCGGCGCCGTGGGTCTGAATATGTGTCCAGCCAAGGATGGACAGGTGCATGGTGGTTTCTCCGGACGGTCGCGACCGTCCGTTGTCTCAATCGATCACGATGCGGGAATCGTCGAGGCCGAGCTGGGCCAGCTCCCGGCTCATGCGGTCGGCCTCATCGACCCCGGCGATCGGGCCAATGCGGACGCGATATACGGTGCGCTGCTCGATTTCGGCACGCACGATCCGCACGTTCGCGTGCGCCACGGTGCCCAGGCGTGTACGCAGCCGTTCGGCGTTCTCGGCGCTGCTGAAAGCCCCTATTTGCAGATAGAGGCCGGGATTGCCCGGGTGGGCGGCCATGTCAGGGACCGCCCTCCGCTGCGTCTGGTACGTCGCCGGATCCAGCGCGCGCACCTCCACCAGGCCGGTGCCTTCGGCGGTGATGCCGAGCTTGATCGCAGCCGCGTAGGAGAGATCGATCAGCCGGTTGTCCTTGAATGGGCCGCGGTCATTGATCTTGACCACCACCGTGCGGCCGTTCCTGAGGTTGGTGACCTGCGCGTAGGTCGGCAGCGGCAGGGTTTTGTGCGCTGCCGTCATTGCATACATATCGTAGGGTTCGCCGCTCGAGGTGCGCCTGCCGTGGAACTTGGTGCCGTACCACGACGCCACCCCGCGCTCGACATAACCGGCATTGTTGCTCAGCACGTAATAGCGCTGGTAGCCGACGAGGTAGGACGCGGGATTGCCGTATTTGCTGAACGGTTCGGCCCGCGGCACCGCGTCCGGGATGCGTGACACGTCCACGACATGGCCGGGGGCGCCGTCGGACGGTTCGATCCGGGTCAGGTCCGGCAGCGTGCCGCAGGCGGACAGGGCAACGGCGAAGATTGCGCCGAATACGGGGCGGATGGGCATCCGCGGGGCGGTGAGCGGAAACTCTGGCATCTGCGTCTTAGTTGGGCGCCACGATTTCCTGTGGCTGGTTCCGTATCTCCTCGCTGAGCTGATAGACCGCCATGGCGTATAACGGGCTGCGATTATAACGCGTGATCACGTAGAAGTTGTTGAAGCCCAGCCAGTATTCCGGGGCGGCCTCCCCGTCCAGCCGGATCAGGGCGGCCGGCGTATCTTCCGCCACTTCCTCCACCGGCGTCACGCCCGACCGGCGCAGCTCGGCCAGCGGGGTCCTGGGAACCATGCCCTTGTCGATGTAGGCCTGGTACCCGTCGCCCTCCACGCGGGCCGGACTGGTCACCAATTGCCGCTGCTGCCAGCCGTGCTCGCTCAGGTAGCGCGCCACGCTGCCGATGGCGTCGGTCGTATTGTTCCATAAATCCTTCTTCAGATCACCGTCGAAGTCGACGGCGAAATTGCGGTAGCTGCTCGCCATGAACTGCGGTTTTCCCATCGCGCCCGCGTAGGAGCCCTTGATCGTGAGGGGATCGATGCCTTCTTCTCGGGTCAGCAGCAGGTACTGCTCGAGTTCGCCGAGGAAATAGGCGCTGCGGGGCGGATACTCGAAGGCCAGCGTGGCGAGGGCGTCGAGCACGCGGTAGCCGCCGGCCTGGCGTCCGTAAAAGGTCTCAACGCCGATGATCGCGGTCACGATCTCGGGCGGGATCCCGTAGACCTCTTCGGCGCGCGCCAGCGCTGTGCTGTTGGCGGCCATGAATTCGGCTCCGAGGCGGATCCGCTCCGGGGTGAGGAAGATGGGGCGGTACTTGTACCAGGGCTTGCTCTCGGCGGGACGCGAGATCGCGGTGATGATGTCCTCGCGCGTGACGATCTGATCGAACAAGCCGACCATTCCGTCGCGATCGAAGGCATGATCCATCACCATGCGGTCGATGAAGCCGCTGACGTCCGGTCGCGCGGAAAACCCCGGATCCTCAGCCAGGGCGAGGCATGCGTGCGAGGCGAACAGGCCTCCGGCGCAGGAGAGGGCGAGGAGGAGACGGTAGATCTGTCTGGTTGGCTGCATCGTTATGTGGACAGCAGTTTTCTGTGAGTGTGTATCGACATTATGATGCCGAACGACGCCATCAATGTCACCATGGAAGTTCCGCCGAAGCTGATCAGAGGCAGCGGCACGCCAACGACCGGCAGCAGCCCCATCACCATACCTGTATTCACGAAAGTATAGACGAAAAAAGTCAGGATCAGGCTGCCGGACACCAGGCGCGTGAAGGTGTCCTGCGCCTGCGTCGCGATATAGAGACCCCGTATCACGATGAAGGCGTAGATTCCAAGCAGGAACAGGATCCCGATCAAGCCGAACTCCTCGCCGAACACGGCGAAGATGAAGTCGGTGGAGCGCTCGGGGAGGAACTCCAGGTGCGACTGCGTTCCGTTGAGCCAGCCCTTGCCGTATACGCCCCCGGATCCGATGGCGATCTTGGACTGGATGATGTGGTAGCCGCTGCCGAGCGGATCCCGCTCCGGGTCGAGGAACGTCAGCACCCGCATCCGCTGGTAATCATGCAGCATGTACCACAGCAGCGGTGCGCAGGCGGAGACGAGCACGGCCAGCAGCGCGACGTATTTCCAGCGCACGCCCGCCAGCAGCAGGACGAAGACGCCCGCGGCCGCGATCAGCAGCGCGGTACCGAGGTCGGGCTGCTTGGCGATCAGCAGCACGGGAACGAGGATGATCAACGCCGCGATGGACAGATGGCGCACACCGGGCGGCAGCGGCCGGTCGGCCAGATACCAGGAGACCATGAGCGGTACCGCGACCTTCATCATCTCCGACGGCTGGAACCGGAACAGCCCGACGTCGAGCCAGCGCTGCGCGCCCTTGCCGATCTCGCCGAACAGCAGCACGCCGAACAGCAGCGTCAGCGCGATGCCGTACAGCCAGGGCACCCAGCGCTCGACATGGTGCAGCGGGATCTGTGCGAGTACGAACATCACGGTGAATGCGATGCCGAGCCGCATCAGCTGGCCCAGGACAACGTCCATGTCCCGGCCGCTCGAGCTGTACAGGATGACCAGGCTCATCAGGGACAGCAGGATCAGCGCGGCCAGCAGCGGGACGTCGAGGTGCAGTCCGCGCACCAGCAGGCGGGATCCGCGCCGGTCGCCCCAGCGCGGCGGCGCACGGTGCTGCAAGGACGTCACGGCGCGAGACTCCCCAGGTACTGGTCGATCATCTTGCGCGCGATCGGCGCGGCGGCGGTGGAGCCGTGGCCGGCGTTTTCCACCATCACCGCGAGCGCGATGCGCGGGTCGTCGGGCGGAGCGAAGGCGATGAAGAGCGAATGGTCGCGCAGCCTCTCGGCGACGTCCTTTTCCACGTATTTCTCGTCCTGCTTGATGCCGAACACCTGCGCCGTGCCGGTTTTGCCCGCGATCGGGAAGGGCGCCTTGCGTCCGATGGCCTGCGCCGTGCCGCGTTCGCTGCTGACCACGTTTTTCATCGCCGTAAGGATAGCATCCCAGTTGCGCCGGTTCCGGATCGGGACGTTTTCCAGCACGGCTGCGTGCACCGGCTCCTGTTCCGTTTTCCCCGCGGCGCGTACGGTGTGCATGAGGCGGGGCGGCGTGTGCGCACCGTGC
Encoded proteins:
- the mltB gene encoding lytic murein transglycosylase B; protein product: MQPTRQIYRLLLALSCAGGLFASHACLALAEDPGFSARPDVSGFIDRMVMDHAFDRDGMVGLFDQIVTREDIITAISRPAESKPWYKYRPIFLTPERIRLGAEFMAANSTALARAEEVYGIPPEIVTAIIGVETFYGRQAGGYRVLDALATLAFEYPPRSAYFLGELEQYLLLTREEGIDPLTIKGSYAGAMGKPQFMASSYRNFAVDFDGDLKKDLWNNTTDAIGSVARYLSEHGWQQRQLVTSPARVEGDGYQAYIDKGMVPRTPLAELRRSGVTPVEEVAEDTPAALIRLDGEAAPEYWLGFNNFYVITRYNRSPLYAMAVYQLSEEIRNQPQEIVAPN
- the rodA gene encoding rod shape-determining protein RodA, translating into MQHRAPPRWGDRRGSRLLVRGLHLDVPLLAALILLSLMSLVILYSSSGRDMDVVLGQLMRLGIAFTVMFVLAQIPLHHVERWVPWLYGIALTLLFGVLLFGEIGKGAQRWLDVGLFRFQPSEMMKVAVPLMVSWYLADRPLPPGVRHLSIAALIILVPVLLIAKQPDLGTALLIAAAGVFVLLLAGVRWKYVALLAVLVSACAPLLWYMLHDYQRMRVLTFLDPERDPLGSGYHIIQSKIAIGSGGVYGKGWLNGTQSHLEFLPERSTDFIFAVFGEEFGLIGILFLLGIYAFIVIRGLYIATQAQDTFTRLVSGSLILTFFVYTFVNTGMVMGLLPVVGVPLPLISFGGTSMVTLMASFGIIMSIHTHRKLLST